Proteins from a single region of Pseudarthrobacter sp. NIBRBAC000502772:
- a CDS encoding MarR family winged helix-turn-helix transcriptional regulator, with protein MAANGNESPIRLAAETWESLFRAQVAVMRRLQAGAAFRKVAINEYDVLFTLSRCPSGWLRLNELNDHVLLSQSSLSRLVERLEKRGLVVRMAAPDDGRGVLLKLTEEGSALQKEIGREHVRDISSLVGPALTAAEQKELQRLTEKLRHSVGARPAK; from the coding sequence ATGGCTGCCAACGGAAACGAATCACCCATCCGCCTGGCGGCGGAAACCTGGGAGTCCCTGTTCCGGGCGCAGGTTGCCGTCATGCGCAGGCTGCAGGCCGGAGCTGCCTTCCGAAAGGTGGCCATCAACGAGTACGACGTCCTGTTCACGCTGTCCCGGTGTCCGTCCGGCTGGCTCCGGCTCAACGAACTTAATGACCACGTCCTGCTGAGCCAGTCGAGCCTCAGCAGGCTGGTTGAGAGGCTGGAAAAGCGCGGCCTTGTGGTCCGGATGGCGGCCCCCGACGACGGCCGCGGCGTGCTGCTGAAGCTCACCGAGGAGGGGTCTGCCCTCCAGAAGGAGATCGGCCGGGAGCACGTGCGGGACATCTCCAGCCTGGTGGGGCCGGCCCTGACGGCTGCCGAGCAGAAGGAACTCCAGCGGCTGACCGAGAAACTCCGGCATTCCGTGGGGGCGCGGCCGGCAAAGTAA
- a CDS encoding transglutaminase family protein — translation MERTVSARMVFRTIADTKAALAIAVAGNPGYTSFDESLAVTADGQPVPLQELTDHHGGRLHYMELTEPAEVTVEYSATVAGQAVPEEATLAELIRYVRPSRYAESDRLLPTAYAEFGGLHGAELLQAVRSWVFGELRYISGSSRGTDGAVETLLHRRGVCRDFAHLAIALLRSKDVPARLTAVYAPGLSPMDFHAVAEAHVNGAWHVIDPTGLAPRESMLRITAGRDSSDTAFLSTVGGRLTLNELRVSAVVNGQLPLEDPAKLVMLG, via the coding sequence ATGGAACGCACCGTTTCAGCACGTATGGTTTTCAGGACCATCGCCGACACGAAGGCAGCCCTGGCCATCGCCGTGGCCGGGAATCCCGGCTACACCTCGTTTGATGAATCCCTGGCTGTCACGGCCGACGGTCAGCCGGTTCCGTTGCAGGAACTCACGGACCATCATGGCGGCCGCCTGCACTATATGGAGCTCACTGAACCCGCAGAGGTCACCGTTGAGTACTCAGCGACGGTGGCCGGGCAGGCCGTTCCCGAAGAAGCCACCCTGGCTGAGCTCATCCGCTACGTGCGGCCAAGCCGCTACGCGGAGTCGGACCGGCTCCTGCCCACGGCCTATGCCGAATTCGGCGGCTTGCACGGCGCCGAACTGCTCCAGGCCGTGCGGAGCTGGGTCTTCGGGGAATTGCGGTACATCAGCGGGTCCTCCAGGGGAACTGACGGCGCCGTGGAAACCCTCCTGCACCGCAGGGGAGTGTGCCGGGACTTCGCGCACCTGGCCATCGCCCTGCTGCGTTCCAAGGACGTCCCGGCCCGGCTCACCGCCGTGTACGCGCCGGGGCTGAGCCCCATGGATTTCCACGCGGTAGCCGAGGCACATGTCAATGGCGCCTGGCACGTCATCGACCCCACGGGGCTGGCCCCGCGGGAGTCGATGCTGCGAATCACCGCCGGCCGGGACTCCTCGGACACCGCATTCCTGTCCACAGTGGGCGGGCGCCTCACGCTGAACGAGCTGCGCGTCAGCGCTGTGGTCAACGGCCAGCTGCCTCTGGAAGATCCGGCCAAGCTGGTCATGCTGGGCTAG
- a CDS encoding DUF1684 domain-containing protein gives MADEQYGADLESLADISAIDIADWRLRTFALYDTVRKVAAEDPAEAHSLWRHERDRMFATHPASALSARDKAQFSGLKTADYDPIYRFYVPLTLEGAGREMTVETATDGVVRFVRLGTFDLPELGQLGVWKLHGYGGGIFVPFRDATAGQPGGTYGAGRYLLDTIKGAFHGVHGSGADAEFVLDFNFAYNPSCAYNEAWSCPLPGPSNRLAVEIPVGELY, from the coding sequence ATGGCGGATGAGCAGTACGGCGCGGACCTTGAGAGCCTGGCGGACATCTCCGCCATCGACATTGCGGACTGGCGGCTGCGGACGTTTGCCCTGTACGACACGGTACGGAAGGTTGCCGCTGAAGATCCGGCGGAGGCCCATTCCCTGTGGCGGCATGAACGCGACCGGATGTTCGCAACGCATCCGGCCTCGGCCCTCAGCGCCAGGGACAAAGCGCAGTTCTCCGGCCTGAAGACGGCCGATTACGATCCCATCTACCGCTTCTATGTGCCGCTGACCCTTGAGGGAGCCGGCCGGGAAATGACCGTGGAAACCGCCACCGACGGCGTGGTCCGGTTTGTCCGGTTGGGCACGTTCGATCTTCCCGAACTCGGCCAGCTCGGCGTGTGGAAGCTGCACGGCTACGGCGGCGGGATCTTCGTTCCGTTCCGCGACGCCACGGCCGGCCAGCCGGGGGGAACCTACGGCGCCGGCCGGTACCTCCTGGACACCATCAAGGGCGCGTTCCACGGGGTCCACGGCTCGGGGGCGGACGCGGAGTTTGTCCTGGACTTCAACTTTGCCTACAACCCGTCCTGCGCCTACAACGAGGCCTGGTCCTGCCCGCTGCCCGGCCCGTCCAACCGCCTGGCCGTGGAGATCCCGGTGGGCGAGCTGTACTGA
- a CDS encoding fumarylacetoacetate hydrolase family protein encodes MTASAPRRLARVRPLSPAVADEHFFVANDAPDFGSDAGRSWTVVESPFGASRPNANYPARPGWEAGTAVDQDSFTFLAPSVPLNVFGMAHNTGQAGRGLPPQAFHKAASSVIGPGEAIELSSTVGYVDPEAELTVVVGRPVRGLTLETARSAILGFTIGNDVSARDLQKSDELWISAKSQDTFTPVGPWIVTDLDDSDLSISIVHNGTELQAARSTDLGWKVDEILVYLSSFMTLHAGDLVLTGFPAECARIHPGDTVVCRVEGIGELSNPVTAASWEETPA; translated from the coding sequence ATGACTGCCAGCGCTCCCCGCCGCCTTGCCCGTGTCCGCCCCCTGTCCCCGGCTGTGGCCGACGAGCACTTCTTCGTGGCCAATGACGCCCCGGACTTCGGCTCCGACGCCGGCCGGTCCTGGACAGTCGTTGAATCCCCTTTTGGGGCGTCCCGTCCCAATGCCAATTACCCGGCCCGGCCCGGCTGGGAAGCCGGCACAGCAGTAGACCAGGACTCGTTCACGTTCCTGGCGCCGTCGGTCCCCCTCAACGTCTTCGGCATGGCGCACAACACCGGTCAGGCAGGCCGGGGCCTCCCGCCGCAGGCCTTCCACAAGGCGGCCTCCAGCGTGATCGGCCCGGGCGAGGCCATCGAGCTGAGCTCCACGGTGGGTTACGTTGACCCGGAAGCCGAACTGACCGTCGTCGTCGGCCGTCCTGTCCGCGGCCTTACGCTGGAGACCGCCCGCAGCGCCATCCTGGGCTTCACCATCGGCAACGACGTCTCGGCGCGCGATCTGCAGAAATCGGACGAGCTGTGGATCAGCGCCAAGAGCCAGGACACTTTCACCCCCGTGGGCCCCTGGATCGTGACGGACCTCGACGACTCGGACCTGTCCATCAGCATCGTCCACAACGGCACCGAGCTGCAGGCCGCCCGCAGCACCGATCTCGGCTGGAAGGTGGACGAAATCCTGGTGTACCTCAGCTCCTTTATGACCCTGCACGCCGGCGATCTGGTCCTGACCGGCTTCCCGGCGGAGTGTGCCCGCATCCACCCCGGGGACACAGTGGTGTGCCGCGTGGAGGGCATTGGCGAGCTCAGCAACCCGGTCACGGCGGCGTCCTGGGAGGAAACCCCCGCCTGA
- a CDS encoding GtrA family protein — protein MESPAAPAAQLTQQPTRGAPATKHYRGIFRFPLVRQLLRFTGVGIICTATSLALYALLRPWLGPQLANAAALVLTSLMNTALNRRLTFKISGQRRMARDHLNGMIVIAVALVITGGSLGVLHWLHPDATVSDELWTTTLSGFAATAVRFTMLRHWIFRRARHI, from the coding sequence ATGGAATCCCCTGCTGCGCCCGCCGCCCAGCTGACGCAGCAGCCCACGCGCGGTGCGCCGGCAACCAAGCATTACCGCGGAATCTTCAGATTTCCGCTGGTGCGGCAGCTCCTCCGCTTCACGGGCGTCGGCATCATCTGCACGGCAACGTCCCTGGCGCTCTATGCGTTGCTGCGGCCCTGGCTGGGACCGCAGCTGGCCAACGCGGCCGCCCTGGTGCTGACATCTTTGATGAACACGGCACTGAACCGCAGGCTGACGTTCAAGATCTCCGGGCAGCGCCGGATGGCCCGCGACCACCTCAACGGCATGATCGTCATCGCCGTGGCGCTGGTCATCACAGGCGGCAGCCTGGGCGTGCTGCACTGGCTGCACCCGGACGCCACCGTGTCCGATGAGCTGTGGACCACCACCCTGTCTGGCTTCGCGGCCACCGCCGTGCGGTTCACGATGCTGCGGCACTGGATCTTCCGCCGCGCCCGCCACATCTAG
- a CDS encoding cysteine desulfurase family protein: MIFLDAAATTPVRREVLEAMWPYLSGEFGNPSSHHTLGEAAAAALAGARAAVAKVLGCRPGEVTFTSGGTEADNLALKGIALARQAADPRLNRVVISAVEHPAVEESARYLERFHGFTVDVVPVDSAGRVTPEALAAALRPETALVSIMYANNEVGTIQPVAELAAAATAKGIPFHTDAVQAAGWLPLDVKALGVDALSISGHKLGAPKGCGVLYVRGRTRVEPLVHGGGQERGRRSGTENVAGAVALATALTLAHAERPELAARVAGLREDFIATILDTVPGALLTGHRTERLPSVASFCFPGTSGESVLLELERQGVVCSSGSACAAGSDAPSPVLTALGYDAEVAQTAVRFSFTSAVTSEELEQAAAAVGTAVGSVRTLGR; the protein is encoded by the coding sequence ATGATCTTCCTCGACGCCGCCGCCACCACGCCTGTCCGCCGCGAAGTCCTCGAGGCCATGTGGCCCTATCTGAGCGGCGAGTTCGGCAACCCCTCCAGCCACCACACCCTGGGCGAGGCCGCTGCTGCTGCGCTCGCAGGCGCCCGCGCCGCCGTGGCCAAGGTGCTCGGCTGCCGCCCGGGCGAGGTCACCTTCACCTCCGGCGGAACGGAGGCGGACAACCTCGCGCTCAAGGGCATCGCCCTGGCACGGCAGGCCGCGGACCCGAGGCTCAACCGCGTGGTGATCAGCGCCGTCGAACACCCCGCCGTGGAGGAGTCCGCACGGTATCTGGAGCGGTTCCACGGGTTCACCGTGGATGTGGTTCCGGTGGACAGCGCCGGCCGGGTGACGCCTGAGGCGCTCGCAGCCGCGCTCCGGCCGGAGACCGCTCTGGTCAGCATCATGTACGCGAACAACGAGGTGGGCACCATCCAGCCGGTTGCGGAACTGGCTGCAGCGGCCACCGCGAAGGGCATCCCGTTCCATACAGACGCCGTCCAGGCCGCCGGCTGGCTGCCCCTGGATGTCAAGGCGCTGGGAGTCGATGCCCTGAGCATTTCCGGCCACAAGCTCGGCGCGCCCAAAGGCTGCGGCGTGCTGTACGTCCGCGGCCGGACCCGCGTCGAACCCCTGGTGCACGGCGGCGGGCAGGAACGCGGCCGGCGGTCGGGGACCGAAAACGTGGCAGGAGCGGTGGCGCTGGCCACCGCCCTGACGCTCGCCCACGCCGAACGGCCGGAACTGGCCGCCCGAGTGGCAGGGCTCCGCGAAGACTTCATCGCCACCATCCTGGACACGGTCCCGGGAGCCCTGCTCACCGGGCACCGCACGGAGCGGCTGCCGTCAGTAGCGTCGTTCTGCTTCCCCGGCACCAGCGGCGAATCCGTGCTCTTGGAGCTGGAGCGGCAGGGTGTGGTGTGCTCGAGCGGTTCGGCGTGCGCCGCCGGCTCGGATGCGCCGTCGCCGGTGCTGACCGCGCTGGGCTATGACGCCGAGGTCGCTCAGACCGCTGTGCGGTTCAGTTTCACCTCAGCGGTGACATCCGAGGAACTGGAGCAGGCGGCGGCGGCCGTGGGCACCGCCGTCGGGAGCGTCCGGACCCTCGGCCGCTAG
- the nadC gene encoding carboxylating nicotinate-nucleotide diphosphorylase has protein sequence MTSLTLPAAPVRDILERAFAEDAPSGDITSQLLIPADARATAVLNARVPGIFSGGTVFRDAMKLIDPETDVKLLLADGEAFIAGTHLARVRGSARSVLLAERVGLNLVQRMSAIATKTAEFVELVEGTKARITDTRKTTPGLRVLERYAVRCGGGANHRYSLSDAVLAKDNHLAVMTGGDPAKLTALLVTARAQLGHTTHFEVEVDSAEQIEPVLAAGVDTIMLDNFTLEELRAGVKQVAGRAIVEASGNVNLGTVADIAAAGADVISIGGLTHSVAALDLGLDVELRAG, from the coding sequence ATGACTAGCCTGACCCTCCCCGCAGCACCCGTCCGGGACATCCTGGAGCGGGCCTTTGCCGAGGACGCGCCCAGCGGCGACATCACCTCCCAACTGCTGATCCCGGCTGACGCCCGCGCCACGGCAGTGCTCAACGCCCGCGTGCCCGGCATCTTCAGCGGTGGAACGGTGTTCCGCGACGCCATGAAGCTCATTGATCCGGAGACGGATGTGAAGTTGTTGCTTGCAGACGGTGAAGCGTTCATCGCCGGAACCCATCTCGCACGGGTGAGGGGCAGCGCCCGCTCCGTGCTGCTGGCCGAACGGGTCGGGCTGAACCTGGTCCAGCGCATGAGCGCCATCGCCACCAAGACCGCGGAATTCGTAGAGCTTGTCGAAGGTACCAAAGCGCGCATCACCGATACCCGCAAGACCACCCCCGGCCTGCGCGTGCTGGAGCGCTACGCGGTGCGCTGCGGCGGGGGAGCGAACCACCGCTACAGCCTCTCCGACGCCGTGCTGGCCAAGGACAACCACCTGGCCGTCATGACCGGCGGCGACCCCGCCAAGCTCACCGCCCTGCTTGTCACGGCCAGGGCCCAGCTGGGGCACACCACGCACTTCGAAGTGGAGGTGGACAGCGCCGAGCAGATCGAACCTGTTCTCGCAGCAGGCGTGGACACCATCATGCTGGACAACTTCACCCTCGAGGAGCTCCGTGCAGGCGTCAAGCAGGTGGCCGGCCGCGCCATCGTGGAAGCCAGTGGCAACGTCAACCTCGGCACCGTGGCGGACATCGCGGCCGCGGGCGCGGACGTCATCTCCATCGGCGGCCTCACCCACAGCGTGGCTGCCCTGGACCTGGGGCTGGACGTCGAACTGAGGGCCGGCTGA
- a CDS encoding L-aspartate oxidase: MSAESPAGGPAPRRLIVVGSGIAGLYSALLAADAGAEVVLLTKGALADSNTYYAQGGISAVLDEPAPGDTVAAHIADTLKAGAGHCDEEAVRVLCTEARLDIAGLERFGVRFDMDDDGDPSLGLEAAHSAPRILHAGGDATGAGVARALIRTVLDAQAAGRIQVIGHAQVTSLSQTEGRVAGANFLHDGRELGVHGDAVLLATGGAGQLFAQTTNPAVATADGLALAWRAGAAVADLEFFQFHPTCMVLPADALEAAGNGTEPLLISEAVRGEGAILLDANGERFMPAYHVDAELAPRDVVARSIALHLATLGDPNGHVFLDAMVVEARRGEGYLAKRFPTITQRTREAGVDWTREPVPVAPAAHYWMGGVLTDLYGRTSVPGLLAAGEVACTGVQGANRLASNSLLEGLVFGRRAVAAFLGHVPSVDTDAPRAVSAAGGLPLTHASAPLSHDFVEAAHATGAPFNGASASIPWQLETVPAPGPRETSFGEAVPFSRVALRRLMTANAGVIRNGSLLREAGATLGSWAVVEPSESVPDSFDPREHEDANLLLASQLLVHAARERRESLGAHYRSDSVPADAAVEHFDKRYTMSRKASLVND; this comes from the coding sequence ATGAGCGCAGAGAGCCCAGCCGGTGGTCCGGCACCCCGGCGGCTGATCGTCGTCGGGAGCGGCATCGCAGGACTGTACTCCGCGTTGCTGGCCGCCGACGCCGGCGCCGAAGTGGTGCTGCTGACCAAGGGCGCGCTCGCGGACAGCAACACGTACTACGCCCAGGGTGGCATCTCCGCCGTCCTCGACGAACCCGCGCCCGGGGACACTGTGGCCGCGCACATCGCAGACACACTGAAGGCCGGGGCCGGGCACTGCGACGAGGAGGCTGTCCGCGTCCTCTGCACGGAGGCCCGCCTGGATATCGCCGGCTTGGAACGCTTCGGCGTGCGTTTCGACATGGACGACGACGGCGACCCCTCGCTCGGGCTCGAAGCCGCCCATTCCGCGCCGCGGATCCTGCACGCCGGCGGCGATGCCACCGGTGCCGGTGTGGCCAGGGCACTTATCAGGACCGTCCTGGATGCGCAGGCCGCTGGCCGGATCCAGGTCATCGGGCACGCCCAGGTCACGTCCTTGTCGCAGACCGAAGGCCGCGTGGCGGGTGCGAATTTCCTCCACGACGGGCGGGAACTCGGCGTCCACGGCGATGCCGTACTCCTGGCCACCGGGGGAGCGGGCCAGCTGTTCGCCCAGACCACCAACCCTGCCGTGGCAACTGCCGACGGGCTGGCGCTCGCCTGGCGGGCCGGAGCCGCCGTGGCGGACCTGGAGTTCTTCCAGTTCCACCCCACCTGCATGGTGCTGCCGGCCGATGCCCTTGAGGCAGCCGGCAACGGCACCGAACCGCTCCTGATTTCCGAAGCCGTCCGCGGCGAAGGCGCCATCCTGCTGGACGCTAACGGCGAACGCTTTATGCCCGCCTATCACGTCGACGCGGAGCTAGCCCCGCGCGATGTCGTCGCCCGCAGCATCGCCCTGCACCTCGCGACCCTTGGGGATCCCAACGGGCACGTATTCCTTGACGCCATGGTGGTCGAGGCCCGGCGGGGCGAGGGCTACCTGGCCAAGCGCTTCCCCACCATCACCCAACGCACCCGCGAAGCCGGCGTCGACTGGACCCGCGAACCCGTCCCCGTGGCACCAGCCGCGCACTACTGGATGGGTGGGGTCCTTACCGACCTCTACGGGCGGACCTCGGTGCCTGGGTTGCTTGCCGCCGGTGAGGTTGCTTGCACCGGCGTCCAGGGGGCTAACCGGCTTGCCAGCAACTCCCTTCTTGAAGGCTTGGTCTTTGGGCGGCGGGCCGTTGCTGCGTTCCTTGGGCACGTTCCGTCGGTGGACACCGATGCTCCGCGTGCTGTCTCGGCCGCGGGCGGCCTCCCCTTGACGCACGCTTCCGCACCGCTGTCCCACGACTTCGTGGAGGCCGCGCACGCTACGGGAGCACCGTTCAACGGCGCGTCAGCGTCCATTCCCTGGCAGCTTGAAACGGTCCCGGCACCTGGTCCTCGCGAGACGTCGTTTGGTGAGGCGGTGCCGTTTTCCCGAGTGGCGCTTCGGCGGTTGATGACTGCTAACGCTGGGGTGATCCGGAATGGGTCGTTGTTGCGGGAGGCGGGGGCCACTCTTGGCTCCTGGGCCGTCGTCGAACCCTCTGAGAGTGTTCCTGATTCCTTCGATCCTCGGGAGCATGAGGATGCCAATCTTTTGTTGGCTTCACAGCTGCTGGTGCATGCCGCGCGGGAGCGGCGGGAATCCTTGGGGGCGCATTACCGCAGCGACAGCGTGCCCGCGGATGCCGCCGTCGAACATTTTGACAAGCGTTACACCATGAGCCGGAAAGCGAGCCTCGTTAATGACTAG
- the nadA gene encoding quinolinate synthase NadA, whose product MSSVNTAIQLITREQAESAARSTAAGKTASTCSPALAKGPWEYDLAEALAGAPAYGPGASSADVAPAATPRQGQLPEEYKLASDAELDVRIRAAKEKLGDRAVILGHFYQRDEVIQYADFVGDSFQLANAALTRPDAEAIIFCGVHFMAETADILSTPEQAVILPNLAAGCSMADMADTDSVEECWEQLEEIFGTEADAEGRVPVIPVTYMNSSAALKAFCGRNGGIVCTSSNAKVVLEWAFERGQRVLFFPDQHLGRNTAKAMGVPLEQMPMWNPRKELGGNDEQALLDSRVILWHGFCSVHKRFNVGQIEKARAEFPGVNVIVHPECPMEVVDAADSAGSTDFIKKAIAAATEPTTFAIGTEVNMVNRLAAEYPQHTIFCLDPVICPCSTMYRIHPGYLAWVLEELVEGRIVNRISVDDSVQDNAKTALERMLASRPL is encoded by the coding sequence ATGAGCAGCGTCAACACAGCCATCCAGCTGATCACGCGCGAACAAGCCGAAAGCGCGGCCCGCAGCACGGCAGCAGGCAAAACAGCATCCACCTGCAGCCCGGCGCTCGCCAAGGGCCCGTGGGAATACGACCTTGCCGAAGCCCTCGCGGGTGCCCCTGCCTACGGACCCGGCGCCTCCAGCGCGGACGTTGCCCCGGCCGCCACGCCGCGCCAGGGCCAGCTGCCGGAGGAATACAAGCTCGCCAGCGATGCCGAGCTCGATGTCCGCATCCGGGCGGCCAAGGAAAAGCTCGGGGACCGGGCAGTGATCCTGGGCCACTTCTACCAGCGCGACGAGGTCATCCAGTACGCCGACTTTGTGGGCGACTCCTTCCAACTGGCCAATGCCGCCCTCACCCGGCCCGACGCTGAGGCCATCATCTTCTGCGGCGTGCACTTCATGGCCGAGACCGCGGACATCCTCTCCACCCCGGAACAGGCCGTCATCCTGCCCAACCTCGCCGCCGGCTGCTCCATGGCGGACATGGCGGACACCGACTCCGTCGAGGAATGCTGGGAACAGCTCGAAGAGATTTTCGGTACCGAGGCCGATGCCGAGGGGAGGGTTCCGGTCATTCCGGTCACCTACATGAATTCCTCGGCCGCCCTGAAGGCTTTCTGCGGCCGGAACGGCGGCATCGTCTGCACCTCCTCCAACGCCAAAGTGGTCCTGGAATGGGCCTTCGAACGCGGCCAGCGGGTCCTCTTCTTCCCCGACCAGCACCTGGGCCGCAACACCGCCAAAGCCATGGGTGTGCCGCTGGAGCAGATGCCCATGTGGAACCCGCGCAAGGAACTGGGCGGCAACGACGAACAGGCCCTGCTCGATTCCCGCGTGATCCTCTGGCACGGCTTCTGCTCGGTCCACAAGCGTTTCAACGTGGGTCAGATCGAAAAGGCCCGCGCCGAGTTCCCCGGCGTCAACGTGATTGTGCACCCCGAGTGCCCTATGGAGGTGGTGGACGCCGCCGATTCCGCCGGCTCCACCGACTTCATCAAGAAGGCCATCGCAGCCGCCACCGAACCGACCACGTTCGCGATCGGCACGGAGGTCAACATGGTGAACCGGCTCGCCGCAGAATACCCCCAGCACACCATCTTCTGCCTGGACCCGGTGATCTGCCCCTGCTCCACGATGTACCGCATCCACCCCGGCTACCTCGCCTGGGTCCTGGAGGAACTCGTCGAAGGCCGCATCGTCAACCGCATCAGCGTGGACGATTCCGTCCAGGACAACGCCAAGACCGCGCTCGAGCGTATGCTCGCCTCGCGTCCGCTGTAG
- a CDS encoding amino acid permease, whose product MTLKSTAVRPKSHLGYSMKPRQLTMMGLGSAIGAGLFLGSGAGIQAAGPAVLISYLVAGTLIILVMWALGEMAAANPTSGAFSVYAERALGKTAGATVGWLWWLQLVVVIAAEALGAAGLLFSVWPVIPVWALAFIFMVVFTAINLTGVKNFGEFEFWFAILKVAAIVAFLAVGAALLLGLLPDVASPGLANITTDFAPAGLGGIATALFVVIFAFGGTEIVAVAAAETEDPEHSVGKAIRTVLWRILVFYIGSVFVIAAVLPVSSEGLASPFAGVLDAARIPGAGTAITLVAVVALLSALNANLYGASRMVYSLAERGEAPRCLARLSGASVPMVAVGVSVAFGFFATVLELLFPDWILPALFQLVGSTCLVVWGTALVSQLILRRRADREGAELPLRMKGFPGLTIFGLVLLGLIFAVGFSAESSRGQLLSTFVLVACLAAACWLGARLTKSRHTPK is encoded by the coding sequence ATGACATTGAAGTCCACGGCAGTGCGGCCGAAATCCCACCTCGGCTACTCCATGAAACCCCGGCAGCTCACTATGATGGGGTTGGGCAGCGCCATCGGCGCCGGCCTGTTCCTGGGTTCGGGGGCCGGAATCCAGGCCGCGGGGCCCGCCGTGCTGATCTCGTACCTGGTCGCCGGGACACTGATCATCCTGGTGATGTGGGCACTCGGCGAGATGGCCGCTGCGAATCCCACCAGCGGCGCGTTCTCCGTTTACGCCGAGCGGGCGCTCGGAAAAACCGCCGGCGCCACCGTGGGCTGGCTGTGGTGGCTCCAGCTGGTGGTGGTCATCGCCGCGGAAGCCCTGGGCGCAGCGGGCCTGCTGTTCTCCGTCTGGCCGGTTATCCCCGTCTGGGCCCTGGCATTCATCTTTATGGTTGTGTTTACGGCCATCAACCTGACGGGCGTCAAGAACTTCGGCGAGTTCGAATTCTGGTTTGCCATCCTGAAGGTTGCCGCCATCGTGGCGTTCCTGGCCGTGGGGGCCGCCCTGCTGCTGGGTCTCCTGCCCGATGTAGCTTCGCCAGGACTCGCTAACATCACCACTGATTTTGCCCCCGCCGGGCTTGGCGGCATCGCCACCGCATTGTTCGTGGTGATCTTCGCCTTCGGCGGAACCGAGATCGTGGCCGTGGCCGCCGCGGAAACGGAAGATCCGGAGCACAGCGTGGGCAAGGCGATCCGGACGGTGTTGTGGCGCATCCTGGTCTTCTATATCGGATCGGTTTTTGTCATCGCGGCCGTCCTGCCGGTCTCCTCCGAAGGACTCGCCTCGCCATTTGCCGGCGTGCTCGACGCGGCCCGGATCCCGGGCGCCGGAACGGCGATCACCCTGGTTGCCGTCGTCGCGCTTCTCTCTGCACTGAACGCCAACCTCTACGGCGCGTCCCGCATGGTGTACTCGCTCGCCGAACGCGGCGAGGCTCCCCGGTGCCTGGCCAGGCTCAGCGGCGCCAGCGTGCCCATGGTGGCGGTGGGCGTGTCCGTGGCGTTCGGTTTCTTCGCCACGGTTCTGGAGCTGCTGTTCCCGGACTGGATCCTGCCAGCCCTGTTCCAGCTGGTCGGATCCACGTGCCTGGTGGTCTGGGGCACTGCCCTTGTTTCGCAGCTGATCCTCCGGCGCCGGGCGGACCGGGAAGGTGCCGAACTTCCGCTGCGGATGAAGGGTTTCCCGGGCCTGACTATCTTCGGGCTGGTCCTCCTGGGCCTGATCTTCGCCGTCGGCTTCAGCGCGGAGAGCAGCCGCGGACAGCTGCTCAGCACGTTCGTTCTGGTCGCCTGCCTCGCGGCAGCCTGCTGGCTCGGCGCCCGGCTCACGAAGTCCCGCCACACACCAAAGTAG
- a CDS encoding biotin/lipoyl-containing protein, which produces MLDCLVSPGDQVERNQPLVEEETSKSAVELPSPQAGKVVRIFGGAGDRINVGEPLIVFEVPDNTAGIVGTVPKDEAPTRRVRLSAVLDED; this is translated from the coding sequence GTGCTTGACTGCCTGGTTTCACCCGGCGATCAGGTGGAGCGTAACCAGCCGCTGGTGGAGGAGGAAACCAGCAAATCCGCTGTTGAACTGCCCAGTCCGCAGGCAGGTAAAGTGGTCCGTATCTTCGGTGGGGCAGGCGACAGGATCAATGTCGGCGAACCCCTGATCGTATTCGAGGTACCGGACAACACTGCCGGAATCGTGGGCACGGTCCCGAAGGATGAGGCACCGACGCGCCGGGTCCGCCTGAGCGCCGTACTTGATGAGGACTGA